GACAGGTTTGACAGCCTGTTATTTACAGCACCAGCAATGTACTACTATATAAAACTTTTTTTATAAATGGACTATATTAAAGAATGAAGAAGATGCCTGTAGATAAACTGCCTCCGCAGAATATAGACGCAGAGATATCTGTGCTGGGAGCTATGCTGATTGAAAAAGAAGCTATTGGAAAGACACTTGAAATATTAAATAGCAAGGATTTTTATAAAGACGCTCATAAGAAAATATTCTCTGCAATAGTATCTTTGTATGATAAAGACGAAGCTGTGGATTTAGTCACACTAACTGAACACCTGACAAAGGGAAAAGAATTAAAGGATGCTGGAGGACCAAGCTATATATCAGGATTAGTCAGTAGCGTAGCAACAGCTGCTAATGTTGAGCATCATGCGCGAATTGTAAAGCAGAAGGCAACGCTCAGAAATTTAATCAATGTATCTACCCAAATTATTACAAAGAGCTATGAAGGAGATGAAGAGGTTGATGTAATATTAGACAGTGCAGAGAAACTTATTTTTGATGTAAGCCAGCAGAAAATGAAAGGGGAATTTGTTGCAGTAAAGTCTATATTAAAGGATACATTCCAGACTATAGAGAATATAATTGATAAAAAAATTCATGTAACAGGTATTCGTACAGGGTTTGACGAGCTTGATGACAGAACGGCAGGGCTGCAGAATTCAGACCTTATTATTGTTGCGGGCAGACCCAGCATGGGTAAAACAAGTTTTGCTCTCTCTCTTGCCCATCATATTGGAGTTGAAGAAAAAATACCTATTGGCATATTGAGCTTGGAAATGTCTAAAGAGCAGCTTGTACAACGCATGTTGTGCTCAGAAGCCAGAGTTGATATGCACAAAATGAGAACAGGTTATCTTGGAGAAAAG
This DNA window, taken from bacterium, encodes the following:
- the dnaB gene encoding replicative DNA helicase — translated: MPVDKLPPQNIDAEISVLGAMLIEKEAIGKTLEILNSKDFYKDAHKKIFSAIVSLYDKDEAVDLVTLTEHLTKGKELKDAGGPSYISGLVSSVATAANVEHHARIVKQKATLRNLINVSTQIITKSYEGDEEVDVILDSAEKLIFDVSQQKMKGEFVAVKSILKDTFQTIENIIDKKIHVTGIRTGFDELDDRTAGLQNSDLIIVAGRPSMGKTSFALSLAHHIGVEEKIPIGILSLEMSKEQLVQRMLCSEARVDMHKMRTGYLGEKDWPKLTNAAGRLSESPIYIDDSSNLSGLEVRAKARRLKASKNIGILIIDYLQLMSGKSGSENRQQEISEISRSLKGLAKELNIPVVALSQLRRLAEGRHRPQLSDLRESGAIEQDADVVLLLVREELYEETEENKGRAEINIGKQRNGPTGSFELAFIKEYAKFENLSMREDEKEE